The Sulfurimonas hongkongensis genomic interval TCAGCCATTTTATAGAAATTTGAGCCATTGTTTAGGTTGTAAACTACTGTTTTTCTATCTTGTCCAGCAGTAACTACGATACCCTTTTGGCTATCTACTTGAAAAACATTATCTAAGTTTTGACCACTTAGCATTTTGACAAATGATCCATCTTTTGTCTTGTGTATTTTTAAGTTACCACTCTCATCTGCTATAACCACTCTAGTTTTATCATCTATAAGAACAAAATCAGAAAACTTTGATTGTGATATTTGGGTCTTATAATTTTGCTTTTTATTTTTTATATCATATGAGATGATTTCATTACTTAAGAGACCTAGTAGCAGAGTGTCTTTATCTAAAAATTTTGCTTTTGCAATAAAAAGCCCATCAGTATAAGGAATGATAAGTTCGAGTTTTTTATCTCTGTATATATGAACTCTTCTAGCACCTTTTTTAGCTTGTGATAAAATCATAACCATGTCACCAATCACATCTACAGAGTAGATTTTAGAGTCTATGATATCTCCCATAAAGTCTGTTATTTGTGATACTTTTATCTTTTTGAGTAGCTCTTTAGTCTCAAGATCAAAAATATCAACACTGCTCGCATCAGTTGCACAATAGAGCTTGCCATCATGCTCTACTAAATCTACTACAAAACCACTTGTTTGCATGCTCTGCGTCGGCTCATTTATCTTTACAGCATGGAGATTACCAATTAGTAACATAACTATTAGAAGTTTATAAAACATCTTTTTCCTTTTTTGACTCTATCTCTATGGCGTAAGTTGGGCATCTGCCTATACAAAATCCACAAGCTGTGCATTTGCTCATATCAATGCTTGGCATAAACATGGCTTTAAACTCTATAGCATCTTCTAAACAAGGGTCTTTACATGAAAAACACATGACCCCCTCCCAGCTAATACATTTAGTTTTGTTTATTATAACATCTGCATCTATTATTTTTTTGAACTCTAGTTTTAAGACTTCATGCGGACAAGCTGTTGCACACTCATCGCAGTAAGTACAACCACTTTCTAAAAAGTCTAAATATGGAGTTTTATCACTTGCTATTTTTATAATGTCTTCTTCACAAACAGCCATGCAGGGCGCCTCGCACTCTATGCACTCTTTATGAAAAAGAGATAAATCCTCGTAGTATGGAGGTCTGAGTATGATTTCTTTTGTTTTTCTCTCTTGTCCTTTTATGGATGAAGAGAGAAAGCTAAAAAGCTCTCTCCTTTGCATTTAAGAATTAGATACCATTAACAGTATCTAAGCCCTCCATTAATTTTGTTCCACTCCAACTAGATGCACTTGCACCATCTTGCTTTGTGTACTCAGGCTCAAAAGTATTTTTAACTGCTAAATCATCTCCTGATTGTGGAGCGTGACACTGTGAACAGTTAAATCTAGCACCTGCTAGGTGACCTCCAGTTGATTTTATAGAGATATCTTCTCTAGTCTCACTAGTAGTGTTTTTAAGAATTTTACCGTTTTTAGTCATAACGCCATCAGCAGTCATACCCGTATCTGGTCTAAAGTTCATAAAGTGTGAACTCGGAAGTGGTGTAGCTCCCATAGATTCAGCAACTTCTGGCATATGACACCCTGTACATTGGTTATCATTTATAGTTATTGGTAACATTCCCTCAGTATCATGTGGAATCATTGGTGGAGCATCTTGAAATGCTCTTTTGATTTTAGTACTAGTACTTGCTGGGGCTGTTGAGTAGTTAGCCTTATGGCCTTTCGTCTCAGCTCCCTCCGCATATAGATTGGTCTTTCTAAGACCTAAGGACTCCTCTGAAATAGTAGGTTTAACTGTTTCTTGAGCTGTCGGCTTAACATCATTGCCACAGCCAACAAATAGAAGCGTTGCTGTAAATAAACCAACTGTTACTTTGCTTAATAATTTCATTTTACTCTCCCGTTTTTTTATTTTTTAATGTATTTCTTATCGAAAATCCAAGAGCATCATCATCACACACTTCTATGCATCTAGCACAATTTGTGCATTCTCCCATAAGTACTGGCAAACTCTCTTTGCCTATCATATGTAGTACTTGACGCTCAGGACAAACAACTTTACACTTCATACATAGAGTACAGTTTTCTTGTGTATGATGTACTCTAATAAGACTAAACTTTCCTAAGATGGAGTAAAATCCACCTAGTGGGCAGATATGTCCGCACCAACCATTTTTTAGGACAAATAGATCAAAAAGAAAGATGATAAGCATTGCTGCCCAACCAAAACCTAAACCAAAAACAATACCTCTATGAACCATAGATATGGGCGATAAAAACTCAAAGGCTGTTACACCCATAACCACTGAAATGATAAGGCTAAGAGCCAATACCCAATATCGTATATTTCTAGAAGCTGGTTGTTTAATACCCTGAACACGATCAAAATCTAGTCTTCTTCTTAGAAAATTAGCACTATCAGTTATTATATTTACGGGGCAAACCCAGCTACAAAAAGCTCGACCGCCTATAAGAAAATAAAATAGTGTTAAAATTGCTACCCCTATAAGCAAATCCGCTGCTAGTACTGCTCCAGCTGCTAACATCTGAAGAGCCGCATATGGATCACTCAAAGGAATGACTCCTAAAACTTTAGATGAACTAAGGTTCCCCATAAGGATAGTCCACCCCCAAGCATTTGCACCAAAGTACAAAACTAATAAACCAACTTGCGTGGCTCTTCTTAAGATGAGGTATCTATAATTATTCCATAGCGTAGCCATTAGTATAAATCCCCCGCATCATTTAGAGAGTCCATTGCACTCTGATTACTAATCTCAGTTGTAGTTTTGATCTCTGAAGCATCTTCGAGCCGCTTCTCATCATCTTTATCCCAACCTTTGATATAGTAGTCTCCAGCTCTACCCATTGCGGTTTCGCGAGGCAACACAAAAATAGCTGGTTTTTCAGTTACACAAGCTCTCTCACAAAGACCACATCCAGTACAAGCCTCACTATGTACTACAGGTTTCATAAAAGCGTGTTTACCTGTTCTCTCATTTTTTTCATATTCAATAGTTATAGCTTCGCCTAAAATAGGGCAAGCTCTATAACAAGCATCACATTGTATTCCCCAAAAAGCTATACAACTATCGGCATCAACCACAGCTAATCCCATCTCTGCGATGTTTATATCTAGTACGCCATCAGTTGTAACACTAGCTTCATCCAATGCACCAGTAGGACATACTGGTACACAAGGAATATCTGGACACATATAACAGGGTATATCTCTAGGTATAAAATAAGGTGTTCCTAAAGGTTTGTTATCTCCTGGCTTAGCAAGCATTAGAGTATCATATGGACATGCAATAACGCAGAGCCCACACTTGATACAAGTCTTCAAAAAGTCCTCTTCTTTTATGGCTCCAGGTGGACGAAGTAGTAGAGTTGAAGCCGTAACTTCATCAATATATGCACTCCATATAAATCCACCCATGGCAGCAAGTCCTGCGCCACGAGCCATATTTAAGATAAATTTTCGTCTATCACTTACTGGTTGTCTCTTCTTCTTAATGTTAGGTCTGTTTTCGCTCAAAACGATACTTCCCTCTCTCTATTTTTGTTATGCTTGGTAAATCTTTACCGCACATTTTTTAAAGTCTGTCTGTTTAGATTGTGGACAAGTAGCATCAAGACAAACTTTATTGATAAATACTTTTTCGTCAAACCATGGAACAAACACAAGTCCGCGAGATGGTCTATTTCTACCACGAGTCTCAACTCTAGCTTTTACTCTACCACGACGAGATTCAACCCATGCAAGAGAACCTTGTTTTAAGCCTTTGTCTTTCGCATCTTGTGGGTGCATATAACATAGTGCTTCTGGAACAGCACGGAAAAGCTCAGGTACACGCATAGTCATAGTTCCTGAATGCCAGTGCTCTAAAACGCGACCCGTACATAACCAAGTGTCGTAGTTTGCATCTGGAACTTCTGGAGGATCCATATATGGGCGAGCAAAAATCTTAGCTTTGTTTTTAAGACCTTGTTTTGTCTTATCTTTAATACCTAGTAGATCACCTTGTGCAAGACTCTTAGCTAGTGGGCCATAGAATGCATGAGAGTTATTAGTTCCCGCTTCTTTATTGGCTTTTGCTGCATATGGATCGTACTGAGTGTTAAATCTCCACTGAGTCTCTTTACCATCAACCACAGGCCACTTAAGTCCACGAACTTTATGGTAAGTTGTAAAGTCTGCAAGGTCATGTGCGTGTCCGCGACCAAATGAAGCATACTCTTCAAAAAGATACTCATGAATCATAAAGCCGTAACCTTTAAAGACTTTACCATCAGAGCCAACAACGTTTCTATGATCGCCATTACACTCAGAGTTATCATATCCAGCTTGTGGGAATGAGTTTAGGTCGATTTTATAAGACTTAGCCTCTTTGTTTGCAAAAAGAATCTCATACATAGTTGTGTTATCTGTATAACCCATAGCATAAGCTGCTTGTCTTACATCTGGAAGTGATTTGCCACCACGAAGTGGTTGCGCACCCCAAACATCACCAACTGTAAATCTTTTTGATAACTCAACCCATTGCCAAGTATCACTCATAGCATCTCCAACTGGGATAACTTGTTGTCTCCAGTGTTGAGTACGACGCTCTGCATTACCATAAGCTCCCCATTTCTCATAAATCATAGCAGAAGGCAGGATAAGGTCTGAAACTTTTGCACTAATACCAGGGTATCCATCAGAAGTAACTATAAAGTTATCCATTTCACGAGCCGCTTTAATCCAGTGAGATGCTGATGCAGAATCTTGGTAAGGGTTACAAACATTTACCCATGCAAATTTAATAACACCATCTTCTATATCACGATGGATTTTCATGATGTGTTGGTTACCTACAGGGTTTAATGTTCCATTTGGAATTTTCCATCTGTTTTCAGTGATTTCTCTATGTTTTGGATTTGCTACCATCATATCTGCTGGTAGTCTGTGACAGAAAGTTCCAACCTCACGAGCAGTACCACAAGCTGATGGTTGTCCAGTTAAACTAAATGCACCAGAACCTGGCTTAGCCTGCTTGTTTAACAAAAAGTGAACATTGTAAGAAAGTGTATTTACCCATGTTCCACGAGTATGTTGGTTCATTCCCATTGTCCAAAAAGATACAACTTTTCTATCTTTTTCAATATATAGGTCAGCTAATAATTGTAATTTTCTTTTA includes:
- a CDS encoding ferredoxin-type protein NapF, which translates into the protein MQRRELFSFLSSSIKGQERKTKEIILRPPYYEDLSLFHKECIECEAPCMAVCEEDIIKIASDKTPYLDFLESGCTYCDECATACPHEVLKLEFKKIIDADVIINKTKCISWEGVMCFSCKDPCLEDAIEFKAMFMPSIDMSKCTACGFCIGRCPTYAIEIESKKEKDVL
- a CDS encoding nitrate reductase cytochrome c-type subunit, translated to MKLLSKVTVGLFTATLLFVGCGNDVKPTAQETVKPTISEESLGLRKTNLYAEGAETKGHKANYSTAPASTSTKIKRAFQDAPPMIPHDTEGMLPITINDNQCTGCHMPEVAESMGATPLPSSHFMNFRPDTGMTADGVMTKNGKILKNTTSETREDISIKSTGGHLAGARFNCSQCHAPQSGDDLAVKNTFEPEYTKQDGASASSWSGTKLMEGLDTVNGI
- the napH gene encoding quinol dehydrogenase ferredoxin subunit NapH; the encoded protein is MATLWNNYRYLILRRATQVGLLVLYFGANAWGWTILMGNLSSSKVLGVIPLSDPYAALQMLAAGAVLAADLLIGVAILTLFYFLIGGRAFCSWVCPVNIITDSANFLRRRLDFDRVQGIKQPASRNIRYWVLALSLIISVVMGVTAFEFLSPISMVHRGIVFGLGFGWAAMLIIFLFDLFVLKNGWCGHICPLGGFYSILGKFSLIRVHHTQENCTLCMKCKVVCPERQVLHMIGKESLPVLMGECTNCARCIEVCDDDALGFSIRNTLKNKKTGE
- the napA gene encoding nitrate reductase catalytic subunit NapA; the protein is MSLSRRKFLKSSAAASAAAAIGMSIPAELQAAATKAEDDWRWDKAACRFCGTGCGIMMATKGGKVVAVKGDPAAPVNRGLNCIKGYFNAKIMYGADRLTQPLLRVDANGKFDKQGKFAPVSWKRAFDEMEVHIKKALKASGPEGVGVFASGQYTVMEGYAAQKMMKGGFRSNAIDPNARHCMASAVVGFYQTFGIDEPSGCYDDIELTDTVVSWGSNMAEMHPILWSRVTDRKLSDPERVKVINISTYRHRTSDLADEEIIFTPNTDLALWNYIAREIVYNNPEAIDWDFVKKHIVFCASPVNMGYGMRREGEKALKEGKYTALEMETIDKEMKKTVSAAEAPALKPYGYKEGDVMKNEPAGLKHWHISFEEYKKFLEPYTLDYVAKISKGNPDEDINEFKRKLQLLADLYIEKDRKVVSFWTMGMNQHTRGTWVNTLSYNVHFLLNKQAKPGSGAFSLTGQPSACGTAREVGTFCHRLPADMMVANPKHREITENRWKIPNGTLNPVGNQHIMKIHRDIEDGVIKFAWVNVCNPYQDSASASHWIKAAREMDNFIVTSDGYPGISAKVSDLILPSAMIYEKWGAYGNAERRTQHWRQQVIPVGDAMSDTWQWVELSKRFTVGDVWGAQPLRGGKSLPDVRQAAYAMGYTDNTTMYEILFANKEAKSYKIDLNSFPQAGYDNSECNGDHRNVVGSDGKVFKGYGFMIHEYLFEEYASFGRGHAHDLADFTTYHKVRGLKWPVVDGKETQWRFNTQYDPYAAKANKEAGTNNSHAFYGPLAKSLAQGDLLGIKDKTKQGLKNKAKIFARPYMDPPEVPDANYDTWLCTGRVLEHWHSGTMTMRVPELFRAVPEALCYMHPQDAKDKGLKQGSLAWVESRRGRVKARVETRGRNRPSRGLVFVPWFDEKVFINKVCLDATCPQSKQTDFKKCAVKIYQA
- the napG gene encoding ferredoxin-type protein NapG codes for the protein MSENRPNIKKKRQPVSDRRKFILNMARGAGLAAMGGFIWSAYIDEVTASTLLLRPPGAIKEEDFLKTCIKCGLCVIACPYDTLMLAKPGDNKPLGTPYFIPRDIPCYMCPDIPCVPVCPTGALDEASVTTDGVLDINIAEMGLAVVDADSCIAFWGIQCDACYRACPILGEAITIEYEKNERTGKHAFMKPVVHSEACTGCGLCERACVTEKPAIFVLPRETAMGRAGDYYIKGWDKDDEKRLEDASEIKTTTEISNQSAMDSLNDAGDLY